AAACATTCAAATATCAGTTTGAGTCTGTCGCCAGAACAGACATCACTTCAGTAAAGTTTGCcaatttttctatggccggtttCGTCAAATCGATTCAGAACATTttgtctgctgatatccttatcgcgatgaacatggagcatggcaagacagCACAATCTCTCGCCACCCATGCATGCCCTTTCCCAAGTTTTCAATCGTTTCAGGACAGACTGTGTTTTTAGCGGTAGCACACTATCATCAACATAATGATCGACGTTTTCTTCTGATTCCTTCTCCATCAACAATTCgatagcagcatcggtagtaacagttggGTTGGAAAAAAGGGAATTTAGCTTTTCTGTTAGCACCATCATACTGtcgctgttacaaaatattaaactcgcttttatgctgacaaagagtaaacAAACTTGGAATAGAGTGAGATAAGATACATGAATATGATTCTATCTGGAGTTAGTTTACttgtatgatatgggtacaggggaattggaatggagttttcgCCGTTTCCATGTAGGTCCGTGATTTCAAATTATTTCGGGAAATAGTCGGTGGTAAGATAtgttagttccagaatctataaatttaggggttagtggttggggtgtccgattccgaaatcACGAATATAAAGacacgaaattccgtagtcctgaataagtaaagacaaaatgcCGTTTTAAAGGTCCTACCGTTCCTCATTAATGTCAAATTGGAATACGGGatgttctttcaatttttaaggttaaagaaacatggataaaaattaatccatgcatgtttcatattatttatattttgtttatctgtaAACAGAGAACAAGtaaagttggtgaaacggagaaatgaatacgcagacaggattgtccccttgcgatgcccagtacttgatttgtcagtctacttatccaTGTTATGGTTTTTGGATTAGTTCCAATGAAGTTATATTCAATACTCAGATTCTGTTCACAAACAGCattagtttactagaattattcttTATTTACCTTCAGTATCGCTTTTattttttctgcaagagcctgtttttaaccaGAGATCCAcaatgattatcgttactaggttgaTTTAATTGAGAAACATCACCCATTGGGATGccgagttatatccaggaagaataatttaaaatgaatgatgacaagttatggaaattaaggttgagacagaacaacaaatgacaatTATATTTCGTATTTaatatttaccataaaaaaaaaatcactgcatgtcgaaattttagtgaggcaattgcctcacttgcctcaatggtagttacggccttgtatgaaaagtcaagagagaatattttcccgccaaaatttcaatggctaatatctcgaaaacaagcacggtgacctatatatattttttgtttgctcttttgattccttaaTTAATCCTCTATCAATacaaactagtgttttgaaaagttaattacgttgaaactgagaagcaaacTCCCTTAATATTCCCTTATAGACACTATGTCattattatatgaaaaaaaatgttccaCTTGAAATAAGGTCGATGTCACAACATGCCTTGTTATAAGAAGCggcggattcagagggggcgTAAAGGGTGTTTAcatgagagtgtaatagtctatagagACTTGTCCATATGTTTGCTATTAGAAACGGTAATTTCCAACAAAACTATTTAGccttaaatgaacatgatgaataaaaaacggGCGATTATTTTTTGTAgccggggtttgcatgtctgaccggaatgtctgtttcgccggacttgtatattgaatacttttttcaagaccagagtgttacctgcctgctgggtgtgacTTTGTCGActgtcattcataaattcgttgtcattacAGAATCATTCGTAGCATTTGGcggttgatttggaacccctcacttcccgTAATTTTGTTGGGTGGAACGTATCAActaaacatttggataaaaactgcTCGTTTGACAATAAATTTGTCTTTTTTgactcgtgtcggtcgtattgtaaatttcatctaATAGTCTTATCTTGTTTACCACAAAAAATCTGTAAGGTTATGATAACTTACCTTACAACAAACCGGCGAGAAtttccatgtttattttttactgacaaatccCACATCAATTATATCAGTATACATAGCTTAAGATCCATACTATAATTTTATGATAAACAATTAATAGGGAGAGTACAGCataaaaaatgtccaacccttacactttacagcaactataaaatatacatgcaccACGCGAGGAAACGTTTAAAAAGTacatattacacttattttatgttttttagccccaaaaaggacccaaaaatgtttcgcctcgctccgctcggcaatctttaaaaaacttcgcccccccccttttccaaaatcatggatccgcccctgataagAGTTAATTCCCTTTAATAAATGATGAACATTTTTTGGCTAATTTTGCCTATTATCTGGAAAACTTTAATAGATTGGTTTGAAATGTACATAACAGAAAATTATCTGCAATATACAAGATCTAAAAATGTCTATTGCCTTTAGTCGTCATTTTGACTACAAAAATCTAGTGTCGGTAAAATAGCCATTTTTACAAGAATATGCTATTTTGCCGGCTTGAATTAAGATAATTTAATCAGAGCCGACAAAATAGACACTGCCTTACTTTTATTAAGTCTCTGGTGAACGACTTTGAAAAGGATCACGATTATAGAACTTTTTGAGTGGTGAACTCTCGTAGATGATTACGATCTCTTATCCAAAGACACGGGAAATGACGTAAATTAAACGCAAGTAGACTGACTGTTAGGTTACTTTTCCAGAGTACATAAtatcactattttttttaatacttttttattcTATAAAGTATACTGGTATACTGGTTTTCCCATTAAGCACGTCACAATCTACCTTGCTgttattgtttgttgttttttgccattttgtttccattttttatcACACAACCAACATACTGACATTTTCAAAAAGGGAAAACTAATTGTCTTTTCTCATCAGCATATAATTCAAGAATTCATTGACAAAGTtttctttattataatttaaatgtgAATCTTTTAACTATACAGATCTATACAGTTATTTCAGAAGATTTCTTCACTAAACGTCGAGCTATCATTTGTTGCTTCACAACACCTGAAAACGAAAGTTTGCATTCCTTCACAAAAGTCTGAATTTTTGCACCCATGTCTACTTTTCTGATTCCATTTCCTGGAAGCTTATGTAAAGACTCGATACTCTTGACAATTTCACGAACAGATCTTTTGTTTTTACCTTCAACATACGCTGGAGACAAAGACTTTTCCAAAAATGAATACCTTGGATCGTTAGTTAGTCCTGGTATAGCGCCACCAAATTTACTGAACTTATTTGTCTTAGTTAGTTTTGATCCTGTATGATGATAGCCCATGGGCGTAGAAGCTTTCAGAACTCGGCATTCTGGTTTTCTTGATTGTGATGGCATGAAATGAACAGTTCTTGCGCGTGAAGGGAGATCTCTTTCTCCTGTGTCATAGAATTCTGCATCGTTACAGCGACGTAATCTCATGTCACCTTTCTCCGACATCATCGACTGTCGTGAAACGGATGTTCCAAGACGACCTGGAGCAGACGACGCTGACATAACACGTGCTTTCATTGCATTGATTCGTTTGACTTTCTTATCCTGAAACTGCTGTTTTTCAAATGTAAATCGTGCCAGAAATTTATAACGTTCATTTCCGAGTTCAAACAGTCTGGATCTCAGCAATCGTTCTTCTGTAACATTCTCTGGAAGTATTCCCGACATTCTAGAATCCTTATGACTACTACGATTCATAAAGTCATCAAAATCACTCTCTCCTTCacgtttgtgtttttcatttatccAGTCTTCAATATCTTTCATCACACCCTTTTTTCTAGTCTGCAAATTgtgatttttcattattttactcATTTTTGGTGActcttttgtatttgaaaaaatCTGACACTATAATTCTGTTTAGTATAATTTTATGATGTAAGATTATCTTCACGCGTCCATCACATTAATCCTTGGTAGCTAAGTGTTCATGAtgtaattttctaaaaaaaaaaaaaaaaaaaaaagataaatttaaattaaattaaataaacctGTACATACAGCGGTTGTTATAGTTTGATATTATCCCCTGTCTTGTTTGCTTATAAAGcttataaaaattttattttttttgataaattaattTTAACATTAATCATGCATCTCAATGCACACTCATTAAAGTTGCAGAAGAGAGAAGTTTATTAGAGAAATTAATGATTTTAAGTTCAGCAGTTAATTGATAGACGTACTTagtattaaaattaattttacaacCGACATAAAAGAACCATTCGCTGCTTCAGTCTTCATCGGAAAGAGTCATTATAAGTCTTACCGATTTTTGAATAAATTCATTCCATCAAGGCATGAGAAAATTCTCCTACACAGACATGACAGAAATATATTTGACATCATTTAACTTGTTATCGTTATTAatatcaaacatttgtcaaaaacaCAATGCCGAGTAAATGGtcgctttgtttgtataatttagATCAGGGTACGcaaagacaaaaacaattttatacatttgacATCGTTATCTGTTAAACTTAATTAAATGATTAAGTTATTCAAAATGTATGTCTAACTGGAGGtctcatattttaaaaatcaacatcTGACTATTTTTGTCATCTTGTGTTGTGGGTCCGCTGTGTTGTTGTGACACCGACCTTATTCCAAGTGGAACATTTTTTTCATACACACATTCCGGTTttttataaagaataatttaTGACTAGTATAacttaaaagaaagaaaaaaacttctCCTAGCCACTTGTTGATGTGGAAGTATAGTCTGATCTGGTCCCTTGAATGTCAGTCAAGTCTTACCTCGCCACTTGTTAGTGCTGTCTTACTTTCCCACTTTCTCCATTTTTCTATAATACTTGTTGATGTTAAATTAATCATGTCAGTGGGTACAGTTGgctttgcatatatttttatttattgaacgAAAATTTGATGCTAAATATTGTCagatatttgttg
This genomic window from Mytilus galloprovincialis chromosome 9, xbMytGall1.hap1.1, whole genome shotgun sequence contains:
- the LOC143045756 gene encoding uncharacterized protein LOC143045756, with protein sequence MSKIMKNHNLQTRKKGVMKDIEDWINEKHKREGESDFDDFMNRSSHKDSRMSGILPENVTEERLLRSRLFELGNERYKFLARFTFEKQQFQDKKVKRINAMKARVMSASSAPGRLGTSVSRQSMMSEKGDMRLRRCNDAEFYDTGERDLPSRARTVHFMPSQSRKPECRVLKASTPMGYHHTGSKLTKTNKFSKFGGAIPGLTNDPRYSFLEKSLSPAYVEGKNKRSVREIVKSIESLHKLPGNGIRKVDMGAKIQTFVKECKLSFSGVVKQQMIARRLVKKSSEITV